The Neoarius graeffei isolate fNeoGra1 chromosome 10, fNeoGra1.pri, whole genome shotgun sequence genome has a segment encoding these proteins:
- the mpeg1.1 gene encoding macrophage expressed 1, tandem duplicate 1: MDSKCLSLLAIFAFISTADFHPVIRSSNGLRDCRKNLSTPALEVLPGGGWDNLRNVDMGRVMNISYSQCQTTEDGIYLIPDETFVIPQKVSSVEMNSEIISSWLEQKSSTSRSINVEASFGTLVNGKFSTESKRMKTHQVKDNSVTARVQVRNHLYTVKAYPDFTLDVRFARQAEEIADAIENNQTRQAAYLSEKMVLDYGTHVIISVDAGATLVEEDYLKSSYVSDAQSSQSSVTASAGVNFFNKVTFGIGSKSSQETSENTAYLTNITYSITLSHGGALFYPGITLQKWQESTVNNLIAIDRSGLPLHFFLNPSTFPDLPLPTVNKLALSVRKAIERYYEINTYPGCVKPDSKNFNFQANVDDASCEGPSTNLSFGGVYQQCTPLTSDGNIICQELAVKNPATGSYTCQQPYTATLLHSEVQERPYNNYECHRQCHSCWLILHCCKDVCGNVYRVRRAQVKTYWCSTNEKAPEFSGYLFGGLFGPLLQNPLTKSKSCPPNFFALNFLSSGIMICLSNDYETATRFSVPFGGFFSCKSTNLLAGNQSRCPPQFSQHLVAISDGCQVLYCVQSGIFTGGELLPIHLPPFTRPPVISMIATNTVAVMTEGDRAWVRVKDTMTWKVAKPEDIAKMSQIFEDDSSQSQNKMVGIVFGALALIALVVAVAVLVVRKRKKILLLRRSRGYEEIQSESLCETTVESQTEQQPDSLTEDHNQRLLA, translated from the exons ATGGACTCAAAATGCCTCTCTCTGTTGGCTATCTTTGCATTTATCAGTACTGCTGATTTTCATCCAGTTATTCGTTCAAGCAATGGGCTTCGTGATTGTCGCAAAAACCTTAGTACACCAGCACTCGAGGTTCTCCCTGGTGGAGGCTGGGACAACCTACGCAACGTGGATATGGGTCGAGTGATGAACATAAGCTATTCACAATGCCAGACCACAGAGGATGGCATCTACCTCATTCCAGATGAGACATTTGTCATTCCACAGAAGGTGAGCTCAGTAGAGATGAACTCTGAGATCATCAGCTCATGGCTTGAACAGAAAAGCTCCACTTCACGATCAATCAATGTTGAGGCTTCCTTTGGAACATTGGTGAATGGCAAATTCTCTACTGAGAGCAAACGCATGAAAACCCATCAAGTGAAGGATAATTCAGTCACAGCTCGTGTACAG GTGCGTAACCATCTGTACACAGTAAAGGCATATCCTGATTTCACTCTGGATGTACGTTTTGCCCGACAGGCAGAGGAAATTGCAGATGCCATTGAGAACAACCAAACTCGCCAGGCAGCCTATCTGTCTGAAAAGATGGTGCTTGATTATGGTACACATGTCATCATAAGTGTGGATGCTGGTGCTACTTTGGTGGAAGAGGACTATTTAAAATCATCTTATGTTTCTGATGCACAATCCTCTCAGTCCTCTGTCACAGCATCAGCTGGTGTCAACTTTTTTAACAAAGTTACATTTGGTATTGGCAGTAAGAGTTCACAAGAAACATCTGAAAATACGGCCTACCTGACCAATATTACATACTCCATAACTTTGAGTCATGGTGGCGCTTTGTTTTATCCTGGCATTACTTTACAAAAATGGCAAGAGAGCACTGTAAACAATTTAATTGCTATTGACCGTAGTGGATTACCACTTCATTTTTTTCTCAACCCATCAACATTTCCAGACCTCCCACTTCCAACTGTAAATAAATTAGCTCTGTCTGTGCGTAAGGCCATAGAGCGTTATTATGAAATTAACACCTATCCTGGGTGTGTTAAACCAGACTCTAAAAATTTCAACTTCCAAGCAAATGTGGATGATGCATCATGTGAAGGTCCAAGCACCAACCTTAGTTTTGGTGGTGTTTACCAACAGTGTACCCCACTGACTTCAGATGGAAACATAATCTGCCAGGAACTTGCTGTGAAAAATCCAGCCACTGGCTCATACACCTGTCAACAGCcatacactgcaacactattgcaCTCTGAAGTGCAGGAAAGACCATATAATAATTATGAGTGTCACCGGCAATGTCATTCATGCTGGCTTATTCTCCATTGTTGTAAAGATGTATGTGGAAATGTGTATCGTGTTCGACGTGCACAAGTCAAAACTTATTGGTGTTCCACTAATGAGAAAGCTCCAGAATTCTCTGGATATCTCTTTGGTGGTCTATTTGGCCCATTATTACAAAATCCATTAACCAAATCCAAATCCTGTCCTCCCAATTTCTTTGCCCTAAATTTTTTATCTAGTGGCATTATGATCTGTCTAAGCAATGACTATGAGACAGCTACAAGATTCTCTGTACCCTTTGGAGGTTTCTTTAGCTGCAAGTCTACCAATTTGCTTGCAGGGAACCAATCACGCTGCCCACCACAGTTTAGCCAACATCTTGTTGCCATAAGCGATGGATGTCAGGTACTGTACTGTGTTCAGTCAGGTATTTTCACTGGAGGTGAATTACTTCCCATCCACCTCCCACCTTTCACAAGACCTCCAGTGATCAGTATGATAGCCACAAACACGGTAGCTGTGATGACTGAAGGAGACCGGGCCTGGGTGAGAGTCAAAGACACAATGACATGGAAGGTGGCTAAGCCTGAGGACATTGCAAAAATGTCTCAAATATTTGAGGACGATTCCTCTCAGTCACAAAATAAAATGGTTGGCATTGTTTTTGGTGCTCTAGCCTTGATTGCTCTTGTTGTGGCAGTAGCAGTGTTAGTGGTGAGAAAGAGGAAGAAGATTCTTCTTCTCAGAAGAAGTCGAGGCTACGAAGAGATTCAAAGTGAAAGCCTGTGTGAGACGACTGTAGAAAGCCAGACAGAGCAACAGCCTGACAGTCTGACTGAGGATCATAATCAGCGTCTCCTGGCATAG